Genomic segment of uncultured Tolumonas sp.:
TACCTTGCGGGTACAAGGGTTGCTGAGGTTCTTTATTTAAAGCACTGGAACTTATTGAAGGGATTTAATACGAAAATATATCAGATGTTTTATAGCTGATCTGGGCGTTTAATATTTAGTACTAGTGCCCATACTTGATATGTTGTAATTTTCATAATCACATACGTTCTTATCAGGGCATATACATCCGCTTTTTAAACATATGATTTTTCTCCTTCGTGGAGATCTTAGTTTTGTTCGGTCTATGTTAGAGTTTAGTTCATCTGGTTACAGATCATCGATAGAAAATCTGTTTAGCAAGTTCCGCCATACAGAAATAAGCCAGCCCATTACACCAAGAATTAAATAGAAGAGGGGTGGTTAGTACAAAACAAAAATACGTCCCGATTGTTACGATAATAGCATTCAGTCGCAATGATTGTTTAACCGTCGCACCTTGCTGCACAAAATCTGTTGCTCATGCTTAACGTCACTTGCTAAGACCTTGTAGCTGTCAATTAATACCATTAAGTTAGTATAGACGGTCCCTGATTGTTACTATTGAAACCGATTCCAATGCCAGCGCTTACTACAGCGTCTATATAATGCTATTTTTCTTTGTTTTCCAGCTGTGCAGGCTGAATTACCCATTTGCTTCGTAGTATTGCTTACTGGCTAAAGCTAGTTGAACGATATTCATTTTAACCGCTGGCGAGAAAATGCAATGTTTATCTGAAATTTGTAGCGTGATATCTGAAGACATAAGAACCTCCCGGTAGAAACACCAAGAGCATGTCGATGTAGTGGTCAACAAACTCTGGCCACGGTTTTGGAGTTTTTATCGTACAGCCGTTCCGATTCATTCGGCGTGAGTCCACCATTATATTAATGCGACCGAAACCGGTTGTAATAGCTGATAATATAATTGGTTATTTCGTCCTTAGCCCCTGTAAATTTTTATACTCGATCTCTGGGACCCACTCACTTTTTAAGCTTCTGAAAAATCGTTCCATCGGACTGTTATCCCAACAAATTCCTTTTCGAGATAAGCTTTGTTTTAGGCGATAACGCCACAATAACTGTCTGTATTTCCGACTCGTGAAATGGCTACCCTGATCGCTATGGCATAGCACATCTTTGGGGTTTCCTCTGCTCTCATAAGCCATAGTTAGTGCTTTTCCTGTCAACACACTATCCGGTGATAATGACATGGCCCAACCGAAAGATACCTTGGTTTGTTACCATATCCGCAATGGTTCTTGCGCCAGCAGAGCCATGACTTATCGCATATGCGAAATTGCATCTAACTGATCGCCTAGTTGCATAGCAACTGATCGGTTGTTTGCATTCGACTTGCACACTCAGTCGCATTCGATGTGATCACCGGTTTGCATTCAGTTGCGCACCCGAAGGTGCGCAAACAGTTATTGTGATTTATCTTCCTTTCTTGCTTTAACCTTGCGCAGTGAATCACCTTTCAGATTGATACTATGAGACCGATGAACTACACGATCTAATATGGCATCCGCAATCGTTGGGTCACCAAACAAGTCATACCATTTTTCCGGCGGATATTGGCTAGTGATGATCAACGCTCCCTCTTGGGATTGTTGGTCAAAGATTTCCAGTAATATCGGTCCGATTTGCGGATCAATTCCCCCAATCCCCAAATCATCCAAGATCAGCAAAGGCAGTTTGGAAAGCTGGCGTCGCTTTTTAACTAATGTTCCATCCGTTCGGCAGATACTCAGTTCCTCAAATAAACGAGTCGCGGTGGTGTAATAGGCAGCTATACCTAATCGACACGCCTGCTGACCAAACGCACAGGCCAGCCAGCTTTTACCGGTGCCTGTTGCACCAGTCAGGATCAGATTTTGTCGCTGTCGCATCCACTCACACGTTGCTAAGGTCTGAAGCTGAAACCGATCTAATCCTCGGCTGCTGCGATAATCCACATCTTCCAACACCGCCTGGCTGTAGCGTAATTTGGCCTGTTTCAGTAACCGGCTGATCCGCCGGTTATCCCGGTTAGATATTTCTTCATCCAGTAACAAACCGAGTCGCTGTTCAAACGGGATCTGAATACTCTCCGGTTGATTTTGCTGTTTCACTAAAGCGGAAGCCATGCCATGCAAACCCAGTTCTATCAATTTTTGTGTTGTGGTGGTTAGATTCAGCATGGCTCATTCTCCCCATCAGCAAGGCTGAAATAATCCGCACCCCGAAGGTTTTCATGCGGCGGAGTGGTGGTAACCTGGGGTTGTGTTTGTTTGTAGCGTTCATGCTTTAAAATGGAATGCAGACGTTCAAAGGTCAAAATATTCCGCTCTAACGCGTACTGACAGGCAGCTTCCAGCCGATCAGTCCATGCCTCTCTACGCACTGTGCGCCGTAAAGCTCGGATCCCTTTTAATCCATTGGCAAAATCCCGCCTTTCCTGGAAATTTCGTTTCACAAACGTCTCTGTTGCCGGACCAACATCCTGCGCCCATTGCAGCAACGCGTCTTGTGTATCCAGAAGATGATGCTGATGATGTGAGGGCTGATGATTGGGATTGGTTGTAAATCCTGATGTCTTATCAATACTATGCGTGGCCACTTTTCTGCGCTGAAAATAGATATCCAGCTGGTTTTCATTGGCTCGGAGATCCACTAACTGATGCGTCAGCGTGTAGGGAACTGAATAGTGCCGCTCACCAAAACGAACATGGTAAAACTCATCAACCCGGACTTGATGACGCCACTGGCTATAAGCATAACGTTCATGGCTGAGGGGTCTTAATGCCGGACGATCCTGCTCTTTAAAGCGATCTATCCGGCTTTTGGGATAAGTGCGTGTAACTCTGGCATTGAGCTTTTCCATCCAGAACGCTAAAGCCTGATTGAGTTCTTCAATACGGAAGAATGACTGATGCCGGAGCCGGGCCAGCACCCAGCGCTGTACGATTTGAACGCCCACTTCAGCTAGTGATTTATCTCGCGGTTTTCGTGGACGCGCAGGCAAGATGATAAACTCGTAATGTTCGGCGAATTCCATATAGGCTGAATTCAACTGAATACTGGTTGGCGTGTTTTTGGTTACTGCTGATTTCAGATTATCCGGCACGATATATCGCGGAACTCCGTCAATATGTTCCAGCATACGGATATGGGCTTGCAGCCAGTCAGCAATCGTCTGGCTCGGAACAGCGGTTGCGAACAAATAACCAGAGGAACCCAGCGTTCCGACAAAAATCTGCGCCTGGCTGATTTCACCGGTGTCAGGGTCAATGATGGGTATAGTTTTGCCGCAAAAATCGACAAATAACATCTCGCCGGGCTGATACACAAAACGTAGACTCAGTTTGCAGCGCTTCAACCAGGCTTTGTAGTTTCGGGTAAAGTGCGCATACGAAACCCCGTTGCGGACAACCTCCCGGTATTCATCCCAGAGTAGTTCCAGTGTAACATCCCGCTTCTTTAATTCTTCATGGATCAACGGCCAATCCGGTTGTGGTTTGCGGATCGTTGCTTTCTTGGTCTCTCCCCAGAGCGTTTTATCCAGCGTGTCATTATCCAGTGCTTTCAGATCATCCCAGTTTTTGTGATTAAACCGGAGTAAGTCCCGTACATTCTTAACCGTATTCGGTGATACGCCAGCCGTAATACCGATCACCCGATTGGTATTACTTTCATCATGAATCAGACGGATCACTTGCCGCAATTTGTCAGTGGGTAATTTCATTGTCGTAAGCCCTCGCAGGCAGACGTTTTCAGGTCTGCCACGATAAAAATGATGAGAATTGCAGAGGGATGACTTGACGCGCTCATCAGTCAGATTGACAATGAAATAGTCAGGTGGGCACTTGACTAAATTCCGCGAAAGCCTGAGGCAGCCACCTCGGGCTTTTGTCTTTCTAACGCTCTGCGATGAAAATTTAATGTCTTTATTGATTATTTCAGTCGCATGGTGAACCTCCTTCAGTGCTCTCTTCGGCATTCATTCTGGCTTTTGCGATCCAAACCGCCACATCCCGCGATAAGGCAAAATAACCACTACGCTCTGGGATCTTAAAAATCGGGACCGGGATCGTTTTTCGCTGAATGGCTTTTCGCCAGGCATCCGTTGACGGATACCCCAATAGTTTCCATAACACCCGGCTCGGCAACATCAAGCCGTAGCGCTCCGTTAAAACGGCCTCTAATTCCGTGGTCAGTTCATCTAAAGGTGGCATCAGTCACTGTCAGTCATGGAAAGTGTTTATAGCCTAACAATTCAGAAAAAAATCCACCATCCCATAGGATTTTCATGAATTCTGACTGTATTTTTAATACTTAACTAACTGAAATATCTATTAATAGATAGCGTTGCAGTGGTTTCACTGCAACAGGAGAACACGGAATGGGTAAATTATTAAAACCTCGTCATGCAGTGGATGTCTTCCGGGTTCGTTATTGGTATACCGGCGTAATGCGGGAATTAAAATTTGATACGGCCTATCAGGCAGAAAGGCAGATAGAGCCGGAACATTTTCATGTGCAGGATCTGCGCACCGTTTATCCGGGCAAATGGCGCCGATATGCCGTGGGGGAAAATACACCGCAGAAGAAACTGGTCATGGCGGTCGATTTACTGGCAAAAGGTTCTGCATATGAACTATTTCATCCGTTATGGTTGATTTTAAAGAAATTAAGTTCAGAGAAATTTAAAGCTGAGTCGTATCTTCGCCTTCTAAACCCCGCTATCCAGTCTATCGTGATGCGCTCTGGGACTGATCGCTTGGGTGCACCACTGGTCTGGATCCCTTATTCAAATTTTAAAGCCGATGTCCTGTTACGACGGGGCACTTTGGATGCGCTCGCGGTACTGGTTTTATACTGGCATCGGGCAAAAATGCAGGATGACAGGGAGCAAACAGAAGCTGTAGCCATCGCGATATATCATATGTTGCTAATAATCGGTTGGGATATCAGAAACCGGCAGTTACATCGCGAATTATTCTTGTTATTCAAAGCTGAAATTTTTGATAAAACAGGCTGGAAAGACGGTCTTTTTGCGACCGATAGTAAAACGTTTGAACTCAGTATTTGCTTATTACACCATGGGGCAGGCGCAGATCCAGATAAAGAGGGTATGAATATCGCAGTCTGGAAAAAGGAGAACCGACGGATACAGGCGTTATTAGCGGGAAAGAAGGGGTTCGACATTCGTTTTGCAATGAAGCCGCTTTGCGCACCTGCGTGGCAGTTTGGGCCACCAAGTCAGCATAATTTAAACCATTGGGCAGTGGCAAGGGGTTACTGGGCCTGGGGATGGGATTGCATTCTGAATGGTCAGAACGGAACTTTTCCAGACCGGGATGTGAGAATATCTGATCCTGATTTTAATCGACTCTTAACTCAGCAACGTTATGTTTTGTCATGGTTCAATGACCGTTCCGGGTTCTTGTCGCTTGGCACCGAAAGTAAAAAACGGAACATCACATGATCGGCGATGTTCCGCTCATTGTTTATCGGATCATCCAGACAAACTTACTTCCAGTTCGCAGCCAATACGGCTGACAGTTGATCCTGATAGTTCTGCGGTAATGTCGTCTGACCTGCGGCAGGCGGTGTTAACGATGCCATTGCCGAGACCAGATTAGCAACCTGAGAATCTAACAGTGTTTTCCCATCAGACGATTTGAACTGCTCGACATGGTAAGCACTGCCGGTATACCAGCTCTGAATGGTCGCTTTATCTGTTGTGCCAATGACACTCACCACCAGATTATTGCCAGATTTAGTAAACCAGAGCTGATCGGCGTTGATGTTTTTACCAAACTGCAACAGATCGGTATTACCTGTAGTACTGTCTTGATCGGTGATCACATCACTGCCATCCCCTCGATCCATAAAATAGGTATCATTGCCAGTTCCGCCATTCAGCGTATCAGCACCGATACCGCCACTTAACACATCGTTTCCTGTGCCGCCATTGAGAGTGTCGTTTCCTGCCAATCCAAACAATTGATCATCTTTCGTCGTTCCGGTCAGGGTATTGTTTGCTGTAGTCCCCGTGAGCGTACTGCCAAAAGTTGCGACAAGTTTATTGATAGCGGCGGTATTCAGCGATGTGGTGCCAGACGGTTGAACATAATCAATCGCATAATCACCACCCAGAAAATGATTGGTGATCCGGGCTCGTTGAGCTGCATTGGCATTTACTGTGACCAGTAAATCATTACCCTCACGGGTAAATGTTAATTTATCTTTTGTGATAGTCCCGCTAAAGAAGAGACCATCATTACCGCCATCAGAGGTATCAATGGTGTCTAGCGATGTAGCATCAAAGATATATTGGTCATCACCGGTACCGCCGATCAAGGTATCGTTACCATCTTCACCAACCAAAGTATCATTGCCAGCACCACCCACTAATACATCATTGCCGGTTCCTGTTCCGGTGCCAAAGCCACCGGATAAATAGTCATTACCATCACCGCCTTCCAGGCGATCATCCCCACCACCACCAAAGAGTTGATCGTTACCAGCACCACCCCGCAGTAAATCCTTAGTACTGCCACCCACCAAGGTATCCGCACCGGCTGTGCCATCCTGAAGTGTTTCATATCCACCCGGAATACTTTGTGCGGCAATAATTTGTGCAATTTGTGTCGCGGAAATGGAATAACCCCCATCAGGTTGCACATAGCTAATGGCTTTGCTGGCATTAATAAAATGATCTTTAACCCGAATACCGGTAGTCGTGTTTTTATCCACTAAGATCACCAGATCATTACCATCCCGACTGTAACTAAGACGGGTGCTGGTGATGCCATTCGTGAAGAAAATAACATCACTTCCGCCATCGGTTGAATCAATCGTGTCAAAACCATCGCCAGGCTGATAAACATAACTATCATCACCGGCACCACCAGAAAGCAGATCAGAGCCTGTTCGGCCATAAAGGGTATCGTTACCCGCGCCACCATTGATCACATCATTACCTTCACCACCATCCAGATAATCATTTCCGGCATCACCATACAACGTGTCATTACCGCTTTCAGACCAGACTTGGTCATCTCCGGCTCCAGCTCGAATGGTATCATTGCGATCCCGATAGCCAATCAACTGCTCAGCGGCATCTGTACCCAATGTAGTGGTTTTATTTTCTATCTGTGTTGCGGTGAGTTGCGAGCCATCATCAAATTCAAAAATATCAATCTTGAAATGATCGGTTGGTTCATTGAACCAATTTTGAATAGTGAGGGAATCGGTGGTGTTATTAATACCGACCGTCAAATCATCACCTTGGCGGGTATACGTGAGCATACTTTGCGTAATGCCCGCACCAAATATCAGGGTATCAACGGAAGGTGTAATATTGCTGTAAGCCTCACCAGCGCGTCGCTCAATGATCTGATCCTGACCATCACCGAGATTGAACAGATAGGTATCATCGCCAAACGAGCCATAAATAATATCGTTCCCCTGACCACCTGACAGCATATTGGTATTTTGAGTAAAGGGATCGCTATAAGCGATCAACGTGTCATTGCCATTCCCACCCAGTAGGGTATCGCTACCCAGACCGTTCAAGGTGTCGTTACCATCACCGCCATCCAGCAAGCCACTACCGGTCAGGACATCATCACCGGTTTCACCATACAATTCTGAGGACTCATAGTCATTCGTCGTCAACGTATCGTTACCAGCACCACCATACAGCGTGTTGCTATTTTCATAATCAGTGAGAATATCGTCACCATCCCCACCATAAAGGGTGTCATTCCCTTCGCCGCCATCCAGCGTGTCATTTCCATTTTCGCCGTACAGGATATCTTGGCCATAATTGCCATTTAGCGTGTCATTCCCTTCACCGCCAAATAGAGTGTCATTCCCGGTTTCACCATCCAGGAAATCAGCGCCATTCCCACCCAGCAACTGATCGTTCCCGTCATTTCCCCGGACCGTATCATTACCATCGCCCGCAGAAATAATATCGTCATCAATGAAACCTTGGATAACATCATCCCCCGATGTCCCGGTTAAGATCTTATTTTTAACGGTGGCAATATTCCAAACCGTGCCATTGCTGAACTGAAGCAGTTCCACAGCGTTTGAGCTTGTTGCATTGTTCAGGAAATATCGACTGACTCGCAGCGAGTCACTGGTGCCGTCTACGGTAATAACTAAATCGTTATTACTATTTTGCAGATGGATGTTTTCCGGTGTGATTGATGCGTCAAAGAGGATCTTATCAGCATTGGTGTTTAAGGTATCTGTATCCGCATTGAATATGGTGTCCTGACCATAACCTTTGCCAAAAAGGTAAATATCAGCACCTTGGCTGCCTGTGAGCGTATCATTATCCGCACCACCATCCAGCGTGCCATGTCCTGTCAAGATGTCGTTCCCGGCACCACCGGAAAGCAGGTTATTTCCTTCGGTATCGGTTATCGTATCATTACCTGCGCCACCATAAAGCTGGTCATCACCTGCATTACCAAGTAAGTCATCATTCCCAGCGTCACCGTATAATGTGTCATTCCCCGCATTACCTTGCAGAATATCGTCACCTTCACCTGCCGAGATATTATCGTCAGACGCATATCCCAACAGTACATCATTGCCTGTCGTACCCGTCAGAACACGGTGTTTGATGGTATCGAAATCCCAGACAGCACCATTGCCAAACTGGATCGTATTCAACATAGTGAATGCTGCATCATCCCGGAAGTAATTTCTGACCAGCAATTGATCCGTCGTTCCTTGAATGGTTAACAGCAGGTCATCGTCATTACGTTGCAACACAATGTCGCTTTCTGTGAGAGTGGCACCCAGCAAGATCTTGTCTGAATTGGTAATGAGTGTATCTGGATCACTGTTATTGATCGTATCGTGTCCATACCCCCGATCAAAAATATAGGTATTTGCGCCCCGATCACTGTTAAGAACATCATCCCCGGTACCACCATCGAAGATGCCCTGACCACTGATCACATCATCTCCGGCTCCCCCTAAAAGAACATTGTTGCCATCGTAGTCCGTTAACGTGTCATTCCCGTCACCGCCAGAGAGCGTGTCATCACCACTACCACCGAACAACGTATCATTTCCGGCATCACCACTGAGCTGGTCATTGCCATTATCGCCATTGAGTTGGTCGTTACCGGCACCACCGGAAATCTGGTCATTTCCGGCATCGCCGAATAACACATCATTGCCAGCATTACCCGTCATCACATCATCGGTTGTAAAACCGTAAAGTGTGCCACCCGTACTGTCAGCTACCAGGCGTTTTGTCATTAAATCAGCAATGGATGTTTCTGTGCCATCAGATAAACGGACTCGGTAATTGGTGCTATTAGTGATCAGCAGAGAATCATCTGCGCTGTATTTAAGATAGAGATCTGTTGAGCCTTGGTTATGAGCGACCCGCAAATCATTCAATGTGATCCCATCATCAAATTGGATGAGATCATTGCCTTCATTATCATTGAGTGTTTCGTAAGAATAGGACGGCAACCAGATCCCGCTATCAACTAGGAAATTGGGCCAATAGACCATGGTCTCTTTGCTGTGACTGTCTCCGGCATGGAAGACGTAAGTATCATCACCTTCTCCCCCCGTCAGCACATCAAAACCGTCACCACCATTCAGCGTGTCATTTCCTTTTCCGGCAAGGAGCGTATCGTCACCGCCATAACCCGCCAGCGTATCGTTACCATCATAACCAATCAGCGTGTCTGCGTTGTAACTTCCCTGCAAACCAGCCTGCATCAGCTCGGATAGTGTAGAATGACTACCATCAGCAAAATTGAAAGAAAAAGAGCTGGATGTGCCATTTTTAATATTGAAAAGATCAACAGCACTATAACTCACATACAGATCGACACCATTCTGAGCGTGGGTGATTTTGACATTCCCCTGATTAATTGCCGCACCAAATGAGATAGCATTATTTCCACTTAAATCATCGATCCATTCGACTGTGCGGGTATTGCCATTAACGATGGGAACACTGTCGCCAGTATTAAAGATATAGGTGTCATCACCATCCCCCCCCAATAAATTATCTAAATCAGCACCGCCGTTCAGTACATCATTGCCTTTACCGCCCGCCAGATAATCATGTCCAGCACCGCCCGATAAGACGTCATCACCGGTAAAGGTTGCATCTGCACTTATTGCTTTATCATCACCGACCATATAGTCATCACCGGCGCCACCAGTAAGTCGGTCATTACCTCCACCGCCATAAAGAGTATCGTTGCCATCGCCACCGTCAAGCGTATCATTGCCTTGATAGATGGCCTCCAACGCCTCATTATCACCATTAAGATAATCATCACCTGAACCACCTGACAGGGTATCGTCTCCACCATCACCAAACAGGGTGTCATTACCATCCCCGCCTGCTAGGGTATCTTTACCATGGAACTGGCCTGCCAAATCAGAGGCATCGCCCTCCAGATAGTCATCACCAGTGCCCCCCTCTAATTGGTCATCACTGCCGCCCCCCCAGAGTGAATCGTTACCAGCGCCACCCAAAAGTTGATCTTTACCGTGGTATTGCCCCTCAAGATTATCGACACCGTTATCACCATGCAGTTTATCGTTGCCATCACCACCGATCAGTAAATCATCTTTTCCATCACCAAATAGGATGTCATCACCGGCACCACCATCCAGCGAATCATTTCCATCCATGGCTGCGGAATAATGCCCCTCTTGTGCCGCACAATCACCAGACAAAGTATCGTTTCCATTACCACCTAGTAGAATATCGCTACCACCAAAACCCTTCAGCGTATCATTCCCATCACCGCCATCCAGATAGTCGGAACCATGCTCGGTGTCGTTATTCCAATAGGAGTCGCCTCTCAGCGTATCGTCTCCATTTTCACCGAACAGAGCATCATTGCCTTCATCGCCGTACAATTCATCGTTACCATCACCGCCATAGGCTTTATCATTGCCTTTACCAAGCCACGCAACATCATTACCCGCACCGGCATAGACAGTATCATCGCCGCTGCCATCAGGAAGAAATGCATAGGATTCAGAGAGGTAATAGGTATCCCATGGTTTGCTGTCCGTCGATGTATCCTGAAATGTCCATGAATAATTAAAATTATTCACAAAATTATTGCCGTCTGCGTCAATAAAATCATTTCCGGCACCGGAAATA
This window contains:
- the istB gene encoding IS21-like element helper ATPase IstB; protein product: MLNLTTTTQKLIELGLHGMASALVKQQNQPESIQIPFEQRLGLLLDEEISNRDNRRISRLLKQAKLRYSQAVLEDVDYRSSRGLDRFQLQTLATCEWMRQRQNLILTGATGTGKSWLACAFGQQACRLGIAAYYTTATRLFEELSICRTDGTLVKKRRQLSKLPLLILDDLGIGGIDPQIGPILLEIFDQQSQEGALIITSQYPPEKWYDLFGDPTIADAILDRVVHRSHSINLKGDSLRKVKARKEDKSQ
- the istA gene encoding IS21 family transposase, with translation MKLPTDKLRQVIRLIHDESNTNRVIGITAGVSPNTVKNVRDLLRFNHKNWDDLKALDNDTLDKTLWGETKKATIRKPQPDWPLIHEELKKRDVTLELLWDEYREVVRNGVSYAHFTRNYKAWLKRCKLSLRFVYQPGEMLFVDFCGKTIPIIDPDTGEISQAQIFVGTLGSSGYLFATAVPSQTIADWLQAHIRMLEHIDGVPRYIVPDNLKSAVTKNTPTSIQLNSAYMEFAEHYEFIILPARPRKPRDKSLAEVGVQIVQRWVLARLRHQSFFRIEELNQALAFWMEKLNARVTRTYPKSRIDRFKEQDRPALRPLSHERYAYSQWRHQVRVDEFYHVRFGERHYSVPYTLTHQLVDLRANENQLDIYFQRRKVATHSIDKTSGFTTNPNHQPSHHQHHLLDTQDALLQWAQDVGPATETFVKRNFQERRDFANGLKGIRALRRTVRREAWTDRLEAACQYALERNILTFERLHSILKHERYKQTQPQVTTTPPHENLRGADYFSLADGENEPC
- a CDS encoding calcium-binding protein gives rise to the protein MSTNETVAHAFYDAVLADIVYINLDGEATGKPGFTKGLTGPDLAKLIAPELTKPLADQIGDRFIVLDVKNDPATGYQGVLFKDLVSGDVILANRGTDPSDSGDIKADVDLAALSGVARKEITSMVNWWNDISKPAGTTYTSIVASPLLSLSTFSSGETKVATGGAVAGEIATAVADHQFRVVGHSLGGHLTTVFTSLFHDQVSASSTFNGAGIDSTGVYATDALNKLMKDFLVGKPLDQLADILGVTAVLPQNSQSNYYAENGFSLTTNDWTFSQIGHRIGLENEQSAIALWQNHSMYKLTDLLALYVTLAKLQPDIDIQTLNALAKASSNESVNSLENMLDSVRRFFNGSSITPTPAVDDGGDWEDNTMPPERITFHTNLQNLSDKISSLETLLGKVTLSLPFSGSESQARNDFSVFLSLLTLSPVVIRGNDATSQADLDALLKTAWEPEYQQWHDDINKPDAQRAFTDTYLQDRAKMLSYIIQANQQNILPSTDGSLAVTSYELGKSETWQLSDLATHKQLSVTVNNGSYQDEYDNGQLRDHFAITFGSQSDDTLNGSTGVDHLYGGAGNDVINGNAGNDYLEGNAGVDFLNGGENNDILIGGAGDDTLNGDAGNDYLEGGLGIDTYRIVSGEGTDTILDADGLGYIQWDDLILSGSSGLAADKWKHPGDGVWQDLTNNISYILSPQADGKNQLIIFKGSEKLIVNGWKDGDLNISGLAGNTDAADIPDTSINSTTTRIILGDPNPIDDDPNTAGIQYRYDALGNVIGNGELPGRDDILYGSAGNDAINGLGGNDEIHATQGGNDVIDGGTGNDFIYAGTGQNKIYGGEGSDAIVGGYSKDIIFGDTEITDLATYIKDSRAAASVDVKGDFLAGHSGDDILVSGAKNDTIEGGDGADLIISGAGNDFIDADGNNFVNNFNYSWTFQDTSTDSKPWDTYYLSESYAFLPDGSGDDTVYAGAGNDVAWLGKGNDKAYGGDGNDELYGDEGNDALFGENGDDTLRGDSYWNNDTEHGSDYLDGGDGNDTLKGFGGSDILLGGNGNDTLSGDCAAQEGHYSAAMDGNDSLDGGAGDDILFGDGKDDLLIGGDGNDKLHGDNGVDNLEGQYHGKDQLLGGAGNDSLWGGGSDDQLEGGTGDDYLEGDASDLAGQFHGKDTLAGGDGNDTLFGDGGDDTLSGGSGDDYLNGDNEALEAIYQGNDTLDGGDGNDTLYGGGGNDRLTGGAGDDYMVGDDKAISADATFTGDDVLSGGAGHDYLAGGKGNDVLNGGADLDNLLGGDGDDTYIFNTGDSVPIVNGNTRTVEWIDDLSGNNAISFGAAINQGNVKITHAQNGVDLYVSYSAVDLFNIKNGTSSSFSFNFADGSHSTLSELMQAGLQGSYNADTLIGYDGNDTLAGYGGDDTLLAGKGNDTLNGGDGFDVLTGGEGDDTYVFHAGDSHSKETMVYWPNFLVDSGIWLPSYSYETLNDNEGNDLIQFDDGITLNDLRVAHNQGSTDLYLKYSADDSLLITNSTNYRVRLSDGTETSIADLMTKRLVADSTGGTLYGFTTDDVMTGNAGNDVLFGDAGNDQISGGAGNDQLNGDNGNDQLSGDAGNDTLFGGSGDDTLSGGDGNDTLTDYDGNNVLLGGAGDDVISGQGIFDGGTGDDVLNSDRGANTYIFDRGYGHDTINNSDPDTLITNSDKILLGATLTESDIVLQRNDDDLLLTIQGTTDQLLVRNYFRDDAAFTMLNTIQFGNGAVWDFDTIKHRVLTGTTGNDVLLGYASDDNISAGEGDDILQGNAGNDTLYGDAGNDDLLGNAGDDQLYGGAGNDTITDTEGNNLLSGGAGNDILTGHGTLDGGADNDTLTGSQGADIYLFGKGYGQDTIFNADTDTLNTNADKILFDASITPENIHLQNSNNDLVITVDGTSDSLRVSRYFLNNATSSNAVELLQFSNGTVWNIATVKNKILTGTSGDDVIQGFIDDDIISAGDGNDTVRGNDGNDQLLGGNGADFLDGETGNDTLFGGEGNDTLNGNYGQDILYGENGNDTLDGGEGNDTLYGGDGDDILTDYENSNTLYGGAGNDTLTTNDYESSELYGETGDDVLTGSGLLDGGDGNDTLNGLGSDTLLGGNGNDTLIAYSDPFTQNTNMLSGGQGNDIIYGSFGDDTYLFNLGDGQDQIIERRAGEAYSNITPSVDTLIFGAGITQSMLTYTRQGDDLTVGINNTTDSLTIQNWFNEPTDHFKIDIFEFDDGSQLTATQIENKTTTLGTDAAEQLIGYRDRNDTIRAGAGDDQVWSESGNDTLYGDAGNDYLDGGEGNDVINGGAGNDTLYGRTGSDLLSGGAGDDSYVYQPGDGFDTIDSTDGGSDVIFFTNGITSTRLSYSRDGNDLVILVDKNTTTGIRVKDHFINASKAISYVQPDGGYSISATQIAQIIAAQSIPGGYETLQDGTAGADTLVGGSTKDLLRGGAGNDQLFGGGGDDRLEGGDGNDYLSGGFGTGTGTGNDVLVGGAGNDTLVGEDGNDTLIGGTGDDQYIFDATSLDTIDTSDGGNDGLFFSGTITKDKLTFTREGNDLLVTVNANAAQRARITNHFLGGDYAIDYVQPSGTTSLNTAAINKLVATFGSTLTGTTANNTLTGTTKDDQLFGLAGNDTLNGGTGNDVLSGGIGADTLNGGTGNDTYFMDRGDGSDVITDQDSTTGNTDLLQFGKNINADQLWFTKSGNNLVVSVIGTTDKATIQSWYTGSAYHVEQFKSSDGKTLLDSQVANLVSAMASLTPPAAGQTTLPQNYQDQLSAVLAANWK